In Rubripirellula amarantea, a single genomic region encodes these proteins:
- the mdoH gene encoding glucans biosynthesis glucosyltransferase MdoH, giving the protein MSETTAVTRDSLQTNFQPAKVRQRTVQLAVVTLTLISTAIATWYFIEALQGRGLHLLELAAIPLFALLFGWITFSLCLATLGFVDLLKRPAKSTEATEHATQGRGDDSGEGSRTAVLMPVYNESPRRVFAGVRAMMDCLDRMGVGHQFDFFVLSDTTNSEIWLAEEIEWSRCSPKQQTPKQQTPNEQTPNEQTPNDQTLNGSRIFYRHRPNNEARKSGNIADFCKRWGSQYPFMIVLDADSLMSADTMIEMVTRMRSDPKLGILQVPPVPIGRLSLFARLQQFAASAYGNLFVRGFAKWAGSEGNYWGHNAIIRVQPFMDHCELPKLPGRAPLGGEILSHDFVEAALMLRAGYKVDIASDLGGSFEECPTTLTDYAKRDQRWCQGNLQHSRLIVNESINPLSRFHFTSGILAYAASPLWLLMTGLCIVALLWEGWSSTGEASTGEGGIVLSERATHIALVLFVTSMTMLLLPKVMSLVTISLDSQRRRLFGGTLKLWFSGMIEMLTSILLSPIMAIYHTQFVVSTLAGTNVRWSAQQRDERGVRWIEAIVDFAGMMVLGAAITTFLYYLQPTLLLWFSPFLVGLVLAVPIAVAMGSGSVGGMLARAGLLAIPEDFVQPEVVKAQHSILRDEPVSEFAGFSSLLDAVIRSPKLYLLHRNIQAENGCDVPLPTSQSKAIEAAFAASGTKGIPDKLVGPLLKDAATLETLHIEAQLAGAR; this is encoded by the coding sequence ATGTCTGAAACGACTGCTGTCACGCGCGACTCACTCCAAACTAATTTTCAGCCAGCGAAGGTCCGGCAACGGACCGTGCAGTTGGCTGTGGTGACACTCACGCTGATATCAACGGCAATAGCGACGTGGTACTTCATCGAAGCACTCCAAGGACGAGGTCTACACCTCCTTGAGTTAGCCGCCATTCCATTGTTCGCTTTGCTGTTTGGTTGGATCACGTTTTCGCTTTGTTTGGCCACTCTTGGATTTGTCGACTTACTAAAGCGACCAGCCAAGTCGACCGAAGCAACTGAACATGCGACGCAAGGCCGTGGTGATGACTCCGGCGAAGGCTCGCGAACGGCGGTGTTGATGCCGGTGTACAACGAATCTCCGCGGCGAGTGTTCGCGGGAGTCCGTGCGATGATGGATTGCCTGGACCGAATGGGTGTGGGTCATCAGTTCGATTTCTTTGTACTCAGCGATACCACTAACTCCGAGATCTGGCTTGCCGAAGAGATCGAGTGGTCCCGTTGTTCGCCGAAACAGCAGACGCCGAAACAGCAGACACCGAACGAGCAGACGCCGAACGAGCAAACGCCGAACGATCAAACGTTGAACGGCAGTCGTATTTTCTATCGCCATCGACCCAATAACGAAGCACGCAAGTCAGGAAACATCGCTGACTTTTGCAAGCGATGGGGTTCGCAGTACCCGTTCATGATCGTCTTAGATGCGGACTCGTTGATGTCGGCGGACACGATGATCGAGATGGTCACTCGAATGAGGAGCGATCCCAAGCTTGGCATTTTGCAGGTGCCGCCAGTTCCCATCGGCCGACTTTCGTTGTTTGCACGATTACAACAGTTCGCGGCATCGGCCTACGGCAACCTCTTTGTTCGAGGCTTTGCGAAGTGGGCTGGTAGCGAAGGAAACTATTGGGGGCATAACGCGATCATCCGTGTGCAACCATTTATGGATCATTGCGAGCTCCCCAAGCTTCCGGGCCGTGCACCACTGGGTGGCGAAATTCTGAGCCATGACTTTGTAGAAGCGGCCTTGATGCTTCGTGCTGGTTACAAGGTAGATATCGCATCGGACCTTGGGGGAAGCTTTGAAGAGTGCCCGACGACCCTAACGGACTACGCGAAACGTGACCAACGTTGGTGTCAGGGAAATCTGCAGCACAGCCGTTTGATCGTGAACGAGTCTATCAATCCGCTCAGCCGTTTTCATTTCACCTCGGGGATCCTCGCCTACGCTGCATCGCCTCTTTGGCTACTAATGACCGGCTTGTGCATCGTCGCATTGCTATGGGAAGGATGGTCCTCAACCGGTGAAGCCTCAACCGGTGAAGGCGGGATCGTGCTGTCTGAGAGAGCCACGCATATTGCGTTGGTGTTGTTTGTAACGTCGATGACGATGTTATTGTTGCCCAAGGTCATGAGTTTGGTCACGATCTCGCTCGACTCCCAACGACGTCGGCTATTTGGCGGAACGTTGAAGCTTTGGTTCAGTGGAATGATCGAAATGTTGACGTCGATTCTGCTGTCACCAATCATGGCCATCTACCACACCCAGTTCGTCGTTTCGACGCTGGCGGGAACGAACGTGCGTTGGTCGGCTCAGCAACGAGATGAACGTGGCGTCCGATGGATCGAAGCCATTGTCGACTTCGCTGGGATGATGGTCTTGGGCGCTGCCATCACCACGTTCCTTTACTATTTGCAACCGACGCTTTTGTTGTGGTTTAGCCCCTTCTTAGTTGGCCTTGTGTTAGCAGTGCCAATCGCGGTGGCGATGGGAAGCGGTTCAGTAGGTGGAATGCTTGCCCGAGCAGGATTGTTGGCGATTCCTGAGGACTTTGTTCAGCCAGAGGTTGTGAAAGCTCAACACTCAATCTTACGAGACGAACCGGTCAGCGAGTTCGCGGGCTTCTCGTCTCTGCTAGACGCTGTCATTCGTTCACCCAAGCTGTACCTTTTGCACCGGAACATCCAAGCGGAAAACGGTTGTGATGTTCCGTTGCCGACGAGCCAATCCAAAGCAATCGAGGCCGCCTTTGCCGCCAGTGGCACGAAGGGGATTCCCGACAAGCTTGTTGGCCCGCTCCTGAAAGATGCAGCAACTTTGGAAACGCTTCATATTGAAGCTCAGCTTGCGGGCGCTCGATAG
- a CDS encoding glucoamylase family protein produces MTESDAAFLIDMQMRNYRFMVEAAHPETGFVSDRAASDGSWFSDHASSAACGFALTSHCVATEAGWIAREQGASHVRRLLDSLLNLAEHERGFLYHFFDRGSGMRRERSEASSIDTALLIAGSICAATTFADDDEITDLANKLYRRVEWSWMLGSNNLLHMGWLPETGMIPHQWDSYSELIILVLLAIGAPRHAIPGECWQAWRREPVLSYEGEGFLHYPPLFVHQYPMAYFDFRAVRSPSGRSYWDNAVRAHKAQIAFLRELGVRYPTQLSHYGDDLWGLTSSDSIDGYRDWGGPYQAGRFEPDRGIDGSIVPSAAAGGLAIVPEQALHTLREQQSRFGERVYGRYGFINVYNPVNNWVGRDVIGIDTGISLIMAENLRSGGVWNAFMKHEAPQRALELAGFTKAS; encoded by the coding sequence ATGACCGAAAGTGACGCCGCATTTTTGATTGATATGCAAATGCGGAATTATCGCTTCATGGTGGAGGCTGCCCATCCGGAAACCGGCTTCGTCTCGGACCGAGCGGCAAGCGATGGAAGTTGGTTTAGCGACCACGCTTCTTCGGCAGCATGTGGATTCGCTTTGACGAGTCATTGTGTTGCAACGGAAGCGGGATGGATCGCCCGGGAGCAGGGCGCCTCGCACGTTCGTCGCTTGCTTGATTCGTTGCTGAACCTGGCGGAGCACGAACGGGGCTTTCTCTACCACTTCTTTGACCGGGGTAGCGGTATGCGACGCGAACGAAGCGAAGCGTCATCGATCGACACCGCATTGTTAATTGCTGGGTCAATTTGCGCTGCCACCACGTTCGCCGACGACGATGAGATCACCGATCTTGCCAATAAGCTGTACCGGCGAGTGGAGTGGTCGTGGATGCTGGGGTCCAACAATCTGCTCCACATGGGTTGGTTGCCCGAGACTGGCATGATTCCCCATCAATGGGACTCCTACAGCGAACTAATCATCTTGGTGCTACTCGCCATTGGTGCACCCAGGCACGCAATCCCTGGTGAATGTTGGCAGGCTTGGCGACGCGAACCAGTGCTCAGTTACGAAGGCGAAGGCTTCTTGCATTACCCTCCGTTGTTTGTGCATCAATACCCGATGGCGTATTTTGATTTCCGTGCCGTGCGGTCACCAAGCGGGCGAAGTTATTGGGACAACGCGGTGCGAGCTCACAAGGCCCAGATTGCGTTCTTACGAGAACTCGGTGTTCGTTATCCAACTCAACTTTCGCACTACGGAGACGATCTTTGGGGTCTGACCAGCAGCGATAGCATCGATGGATATCGGGACTGGGGCGGACCATACCAAGCTGGCCGTTTTGAACCCGATCGTGGAATCGACGGTAGCATCGTGCCTAGCGCCGCGGCAGGCGGATTGGCGATCGTGCCCGAGCAGGCCCTGCACACGCTTCGCGAACAGCAATCGCGTTTTGGTGAACGGGTATATGGGCGATACGGCTTCATCAACGTCTACAACCCCGTCAACAACTGGGTTGGCCGCGACGTGATCGGCATCGACACGGGTATCTCGTTGATCATGGCCGAGAACTTGCGTAGTGGTGGTGTATGGAACGCGTTCATGAAACACGAAGCACCCCAGCGAGCTCTGGAATTGGCTGGTTTCACGAAGGCGTCCTGA